The following DNA comes from Synechococcus sp. CC9616.
GAATCCAAAGCACCAACGCCACTTCCGCCATCAACAGGGCCAACAGCATCGACGTGCCGCCGATGGCAAGAAACAAGCCGCCGCTGATCAGGCGTCGCTTTTCACGATCAACCTCCTGAAGAGCAATCCGAACGTGGAGGTCCATCACGGAAGCAGCCAGAGCCGAAATCCGTGCCGCCGCCCCCAGGCCGCGTGGTTGTTGCGAGCTGCTCATCGGGACCGTCGTCCACCACTCAGGACCATGCCAAGCAGAACGCCAAAGCCAAGCGCCACGCCGACCGACAAGAGCGGCCTCTGCCGCACAGGCTTCTCGATCCTTGGCCGCAGAGTGCTGTTGAGCTCATCAAGCAGCTGCTCCAGCTGCTCTTCCAATGGCTCCAGGCTGTCGGCCAGATGCCTCCCGCGAGTTCCAGCCGTTTGCATCAACTCCTCAAGCTGTTC
Coding sequences within:
- a CDS encoding phage holin family protein; protein product: MSSSQQPRGLGAAARISALAASVMDLHVRIALQEVDREKRRLISGGLFLAIGGTSMLLALLMAEVALVLWIQATWGLTLQFALLVLAAINLVLAGISLRLGGQVLKGPFLPQTLEGISRTFRAVLGR